The Streptomyces sp. NBC_00670 genome window below encodes:
- the rhaS gene encoding rhamnose ABC transporter substrate-binding protein → MRSPNIRRTCAALAAATSLALALTACGGTTKNDVKDDGGSNNSAGKADPNAATKKGLTVAFLPKQVNNPYFTVADKGGEKAVKELGSTYKEVGPNSATDTSGQVSYVNTLTQQQVDAMAVSAQDPGALCTALKQAMTNKIKVVTYDSDTKTDCRNAFISQASAEDLGRTEVQLMAEQIGYKGEIAILSAAQTATNQNTWIDFMKDELKKDKYKDIKLVKVAYGNDDAQQSFQQTQGLLQEHPKLKGIISPTTVGIKAAAQYLSGSKYKGKVKLTGLGTPNDMRKYVKNGTVEAFELWDPAKLGELAARTAVALSSGQITGKEGETFKAGDLGEYTIGKDGVIALGKPTVFDKKNIDQFDF, encoded by the coding sequence ATGCGCTCGCCGAACATCCGCCGTACCTGTGCCGCCCTGGCCGCCGCCACCTCGCTCGCCCTCGCCCTGACCGCGTGCGGTGGCACCACCAAGAACGACGTCAAGGACGACGGCGGTTCGAACAACTCGGCCGGCAAGGCCGACCCGAACGCCGCGACGAAGAAGGGCCTGACGGTCGCCTTCCTGCCCAAGCAGGTCAACAACCCGTACTTCACCGTCGCCGACAAGGGCGGCGAGAAGGCCGTCAAGGAGCTCGGCTCCACCTACAAGGAGGTCGGCCCGAACAGCGCCACCGACACCTCCGGCCAGGTCTCCTACGTCAACACGCTGACCCAGCAGCAGGTCGACGCCATGGCCGTCTCCGCGCAGGACCCGGGCGCGCTGTGCACCGCGCTCAAGCAGGCGATGACCAACAAGATCAAGGTCGTCACCTACGACTCGGACACCAAGACCGACTGCCGCAACGCCTTCATCTCGCAGGCCTCCGCCGAGGACCTCGGCCGCACCGAGGTGCAGCTCATGGCCGAGCAGATCGGCTACAAGGGCGAGATCGCGATCCTGTCCGCCGCGCAGACCGCGACGAACCAGAACACCTGGATCGACTTCATGAAGGACGAGCTGAAGAAGGACAAGTACAAGGACATCAAGCTCGTCAAGGTCGCCTACGGCAACGACGACGCCCAGCAGTCCTTCCAGCAGACCCAGGGCCTGCTGCAGGAGCACCCCAAGCTGAAGGGCATCATCTCCCCGACCACCGTCGGCATCAAGGCGGCCGCCCAGTACCTGTCCGGCTCGAAGTACAAGGGCAAGGTCAAGCTGACCGGCCTCGGCACGCCGAACGACATGCGCAAGTACGTCAAGAACGGCACCGTCGAGGCGTTCGAGCTGTGGGACCCGGCGAAGCTCGGCGAGCTCGCCGCCCGCACCGCCGTCGCGCTGTCCTCCGGGCAGATCACCGGCAAGGAGGGCGAGACCTTCAAGGCCGGCGACCTGGGCGAGTACACGATCGGCAAGGACGGCGTGATCGCGCTCGGCAAGCCGACCGTGTTCGACAAGAAGAACATCGACCAGTTCGACTTCTGA
- a CDS encoding L-rhamnose mutarotase, protein MQRVCFLLKVREDRIAEYRERHASVWPEMRAALSATGWHNYSLFLREDDGLLVGYLETEDFEAAKAGMEATEVNGRWQAEMGPLFEALDGSRPDEAMKPLTEVFHLA, encoded by the coding sequence ATGCAGCGCGTCTGTTTCCTGCTCAAGGTCCGGGAGGACCGCATCGCCGAGTACCGTGAGCGGCATGCCTCGGTGTGGCCGGAGATGCGCGCGGCACTGTCGGCGACCGGCTGGCACAACTACTCCCTCTTCCTGCGCGAGGACGACGGCCTGCTCGTCGGTTACCTGGAGACCGAGGACTTCGAGGCGGCCAAGGCCGGCATGGAGGCCACCGAGGTCAACGGCCGCTGGCAGGCCGAGATGGGCCCGCTGTTCGAGGCGCTCGACGGGAGCCGTCCCGACGAGGCGATGAAACCGCTGACCGAGGTCTTCCACCTGGCCTGA
- a CDS encoding LacI family DNA-binding transcriptional regulator, with product MAHSVGIKDVARAAGVSVGTVSNVINRPDTVASETRARVLSAIDRLGYVRSESARQLRAGRSRIMGLLVLDMGNPFFVDVTRGAERAARDAGLGVMVCNSAQSTGEEAEYLALFAEQRVRGVLLTPTDASGRNIDAFRRHQIPFVLVDRVAEGTTECSVSVDDVAGGALAVRHLVDAGHRSIAYVSGPSGLNQVRDRRTGALNALAEAGLGEDVLRELPTERLDVAAGRDAGARLLGLADRPTAVFCANDLLALGVLQAMFSAGVRVPDDLAIVGYDDIEFAAAAAVPLTSVRQPAVTMGALAAELLLEETEAETASRPHEHRRVVLQPELVVRRSSLSLR from the coding sequence ATGGCCCATTCGGTGGGTATCAAGGACGTCGCCCGCGCCGCCGGAGTCTCCGTGGGCACGGTCTCCAACGTCATCAACCGGCCCGACACGGTCGCCTCCGAGACCCGCGCCCGGGTGCTCTCCGCGATCGACCGGCTCGGCTACGTCCGCAGCGAGTCCGCCCGCCAGCTGCGGGCCGGCCGCAGCCGGATCATGGGGCTGCTCGTGCTCGACATGGGCAACCCCTTCTTCGTCGACGTCACCCGCGGCGCCGAACGTGCCGCGCGGGACGCCGGGCTCGGCGTGATGGTCTGCAACAGCGCCCAGAGCACGGGCGAGGAGGCCGAGTACCTCGCCCTCTTCGCCGAACAGCGGGTGCGGGGCGTGCTGCTGACGCCGACCGACGCGAGCGGGCGCAACATCGACGCGTTCCGGCGCCACCAGATCCCGTTCGTCCTCGTCGACCGGGTCGCCGAGGGCACCACCGAGTGCTCGGTCTCCGTCGACGACGTCGCGGGCGGGGCGCTCGCGGTGCGGCATCTGGTCGACGCGGGGCACCGCTCGATCGCGTACGTCAGCGGGCCGTCCGGGCTCAACCAGGTGCGCGACCGGCGGACGGGCGCGCTGAACGCGCTGGCCGAGGCGGGGCTCGGCGAGGACGTCCTGCGCGAACTGCCCACCGAGCGGCTCGACGTGGCGGCGGGGCGGGACGCGGGGGCGCGGCTGCTGGGTCTGGCCGACCGGCCCACCGCGGTGTTCTGCGCGAACGACCTGCTGGCGCTGGGGGTGCTGCAGGCGATGTTCTCGGCGGGGGTGAGGGTGCCGGACGACCTCGCGATCGTCGGGTACGACGACATCGAGTTCGCGGCGGCGGCCGCGGTGCCGTTGACGTCGGTGCGGCAGCCGGCGGTGACGATGGGGGCGCTGGCGGCGGAGCTGCTCCT